One region of Eupeodes corollae chromosome 1, idEupCoro1.1, whole genome shotgun sequence genomic DNA includes:
- the LOC129941421 gene encoding uncharacterized protein LOC129941421, translating to MPIDMNSSIKEMINVGVTAKLASPLYNLSAALQSSSTETDCPSLHRKYQKFLNEKTSTQSDETLDNSKNLYQLKTIDELRTPKATPSKIEFLLYRRSHNANRRLHRKSKKHVRQKKSHTSIKRLLESESKSEELRHRPRSPPPVPQETSFVQKLKKSLGSMNKSKKSKQQQKNETLSPKKSKTPKESRIDIYPFDHGCAEYLRTTDFAPQIISELLAQRATDYATRFWAEVFGSLHIGVAFVLTFFLQTYRFLLYSVVKSTVVGFLQMTSDYGFKPLLTVMFNGFFQPMLIFMHNILSSMRDVLKPISETMDSFLKPLGHLLRSIRLITFKESRSKKLIKDV from the coding sequence ATGCCTATTGACATGAATTCTTCAATCAAAGAAATGATAAATGTTGGAGTAACAGCAAAACTCGCTTCGCCATTGTATAATTTATCAGCTGCGTTACAAAGTAGTTCAACAGAAACTGATTGTCCGAGTCTTCACAGAAAATACCAGAAATTTCTTAATGAGAAAACTTCAACACAATCTGATGAAACATTagataattcaaaaaatctCTATCAACTCAAGACCATAGATGAGCTGAGAACACCAAAAGCAACaccttcaaaaattgaattcttaCTTTATCGAAGGTCACATAACGCCAACAGAAGACTGCACAGAAAGTCGAAGAAGCatgtaagacaaaaaaaatcgcATACTTCGATAAAGCGGCTTCTAGAAAGTGAGAGCAAAAGTGAAGAGTTAAGACATCGTCCTCGATCTCCTCCACCAGTACCACAGGAAACTTCGTTTGTGCAAAAGTTGAAAAAGTCCTTGGGAAGTATGAACAAGTcaaaaaaaagcaagcaacaacaGAAAAACGAAACATTAAGCCCTAAGAAATCCAAAACTCCCAAAGAATCTCGAATCGATATTTATCCTTTTGATCATGGCTGTGCAGAATACTTGCGAACAACTGATTTTGCACCACAAATAATATCCGAACTTCTAGCCCAGAGGGCTACGGATTATGCCACAAGATTTTGGGCTGAAGTTTTTGGAAGTCTTCACATTggagttgcttttgttttgacatttttcctACAAACATATCGGTTTTTGTTGTACAGTGTGGTAAAATCGACTGTGGTGggatttttacaaatgacctcAGATTATGGATTCAAACCTTTACTGACGGTAATGTTCAATGGTTTCTTTCAGCCTATGTTAATTTTTATGCATAATATATTGTCATCGATGAGAGATGTTTTGAAGCCAATTTCAGAGAcaatggacagttttttgaaGCCTTTGGGACACTTACTGCGGTCCATAAGATTGATAACATTCAAAGAAAGTCGATCTAAGAAATTGATTAAGGAtgtttag